The following coding sequences lie in one Meles meles chromosome X, mMelMel3.1 paternal haplotype, whole genome shotgun sequence genomic window:
- the LOC123935193 gene encoding malignant T-cell-amplified sequence 1: protein MFKKFDEKENVSNCIQLKTSVIKGIKNQLIEQFPGIEPWLNQIMPKKDPVKIVRCHEHIEILTVNGELLFFRQREGPFYPTLRLLHKYPFILPHQQVDKGAIKFVLSGANIMCPGLTSPGAKLYPAVVDTIVAIMAEGKQHALCVGVMKMSAEDIEKVNKGIGIENLHYLNDGLWHMKTYK from the coding sequence ATGTTCAAGAAatttgatgaaaaagaaaatgtgtccaACTGCATCCAGTTGAAAACCTCAGTTATAAAGGGTATTAAGAATCAGTTGATAGAACAATTTCCAGGTATTGAACCATGGCTTAATCAAATCATGCCTAAGAAAGATCCTGTCAAAATAGTGCGATGCCATGAACATATAGAAATCCTTACAGTAAATGGAGAATTACTATTTTTTAGACAAAGAGAAGGACCTTTTTATCCAACCCTAAGGTTACTTCACAAATATCCTTTTATCCTGCCACACCAGCAAGTTGATAAAGGAGCCATCAAATTTGTACTCAGTGGAGCAAATATCATGTGTCCAGGCTTAACTTCTCCTGGAGCTAAACTTTACCCTGCTGTAGTAGATACAATTGTTGCAATCATGGCAGAAGGAAAACAGCATGCTCTGTGTGTTGGAGTCATGAAGATGTCTGCAGAAGATATTGAGAAAGTCAACAAAGGAATTGGCATTGAAAATCTCCATTATTTAAATGATGGGCTGTGGCatatgaagacatataaatga